AATGAAATAAAGGACTCTAAGAATACATGCAACCCAAAAAAGATTGCATTGTCAAAATATATTAGGTATCAAAGGAAGTTAAAATTTCAACTTACTCAAAAggatattttgtttaattatacTTAAAAGACTTCGCGGCCATCACAACCTTAACCTCTTATCACAAAGATAATgaaatttgaatgaaaattttaaataaacatatttgaGTTGGGGAGAAAATTAGTTTGAAAAGAGAAGCAAAGGTCATGTGTTTTAGACTTTTACATAGGTTtggtttagttttattttatttttaaaaaaaggttttacaTGATCGAACAACATTTAAGACACcctaacatttttttaaaaatatattaattagtttataaaaattttatagtatattttatatattttacactcttaaatttttatacactcataaataatttttgacacactaaaatatattttaaaaatctactACTAATTTCAcatatttcatcattttcaaaataaaggaGGTATTGATTTTGTCCGGTCCTTAGAAATATCTAGGTTTGTCCTGATTTTTAAGctcaatatttctttttcaaaatcgCGTGTAAAGAAAACTAAGAGGGATATTCACAAAACAAAGCATGCAATTCGCAGTACATGAAACCAAACCACCTTCGAACAAACacaccaatatatatatataaactaataaattacTTCCAAATAATTTCTTTTGACATTATTCTTATAGTCCTCATCATGTATTCTtctccctctttctctctctgttcTATTACAGAGCAAACATAACGGTCAACATCTCCTGACAAAAACTACTCGAGAGGCACATTATTCAGCTACGCAACTTGCACTGCATCAAGACTTCCACAGCAGAATTATTCAAAGCTCTAAACAGGGTGAATTAGGAAAACTTATCCTTGGATTTACTCCAACCAGCAGTCTAATATCTTGACTTGTCTATGTGTGTAAATTAGCATATAAAACTTACGAAAATATTGTACCAAATAAGTTAGAAAGTTCTAACTTTGCATAcaaattttgaaagtttataGACGAACAGGAACACACAGATAAAGTTCAGTAACTAAAGTTGGGATATGGAAAATTTATATCTTGCTGAGAATGGGGTCTGTCATGAAGTTAAGGCCGTCGTGGAAGTGTTGATGAGAGGGAGAGGAGATGGAGGAGGAATAATGGTAGACGTAGACATTGTATTCGACTGTGGCATCACCTTTGTGGTAATCAACCTTAACACTGCGAGCAAGAACAAAGCCACGTGCGAAGCGGAAAGCACCTGTGCCACCAATAATTGGCAACTCCCTCACCGGAAGTATGATCTCGTTCCTCCCTAACACACTCAGAGTGCTGCCATTGAATTCTCCTTCAAAGAATGTCAAGGTCATCCCCATCACTATCTCCAAATCCAAACCTGCTCTTTGGGTTGCAGAGAGGTAAAACCCTTGAGCTTTTCCTACCCTTTTGGACTCAACATCAGGTCCGATGGTCAGTGGGTCCTCGATCACCACCATGGAGCCGAACGGAAGGGGAGCGTTTGACATAATCTTTGGAGGGTCGATTATGATGAGGGAGGGTTTGTCGTTTGTTATGAGTTCATGAAAGTAGAATCGAATGTGTGTTAGCTTCTCACCAGCACGTAACTGATCGGGAGAGATAGTTTGGTAGAAGGTGCCAGAAACCAGAGAAGCGAAAAGGAAGGAAAGGGttaaaggaagaaagaaagctTTGAAATTTGCCATGGATGAGGGTAGCTAATAGGAAGAAAGAAGAGTTAGTATGTTTTGGTGTATTATAAGAGTGGAGGTGTGAACTATTTATAACAATGGAGGTGTGAACTACTTGTGTTAGGTAAACGTCACATGAGACTATATGTACGAGCAAAGGCAATAACAAGTGGTAGTTGGATAAATAGATTTTAGTACAAGACATTGTGGTTGCATTCAAATtgaattcatatattttagtaGAAGACATGGTGGCATTTCAAAAGTACCTTAGCTTTGATCGAGATCACTCTAGCATTGTTGAAAACAACTTATTTTTTGAACAAGTATGGTATAACACGTAAAATATTACGCAAAGAAAATATATTCGGAACAATTTGCATACAGTTAAAATtcttaataaagaaatattttaatgtataaattaaattatacaaattaagGGATAGAGAATATGCAAGACTTGATTTGAAATAAAGAGAACTCTGGTTGGAACCATATactaaacaatattatttttttaaaggtcTAGCTATCTAAATGCAAAACTATTTTtctcattaaattaaatatgtggtaataaattttatttatttatgtttctaaCGTTATCTCTGTCAATTATATTACTTATGTATTTGTGAAATTAAAAGTCATGTTTTAGATTATCATTAGTATTgagaaatgaaatatatatttagttctTTTATGACCTTtactaaaacaattataataaaaaataagttaactgttcaaaaataaatataaaaataattatttcagggatcatttaaaataattaacataattattagaataaaatacaAAGTACTATTTTATTCAGGCACTTAAGTAAAAGTTTACAATTTATTTGGCACGTTTTGAAGAAAACATTATTCGAGTCACAAAACAAAGATTTAATCATGTATTATCAAATGAAACTTAATTCaacctttttaaaataagtaagtCATCTTTTACAAATATTGTAATTCTTTTGTGGAAATTATTTAAAGGATTATAATcctattaaatttattaaaagtggCAAAATCACGAAAAATACTAgttaaacaaaaactaaattccTCAATCTTGAAAGTATAAAgatttattagtttataaacCTTTTAAGAATAAcaagttaaataatataaaactattatgCCTTTTACAATACttaatattataacaaaattaacataatgGTTGTCTAACCTTACTTAGAGGTGGATGGTTGAATTGATTGATTCCTTCTTACAGCATCATATATATGAAACTGAATTATTGACAAACAACACTCTCTAGAAATTAAAGCATGTTATGAGATGTCTATAAAATCGGAACAGGTTTATGATTGGACCAGTCTactttgtaattcaaatttttctaagagaagattattttcttttgctttccCATATCAAAGCAAAAATGAACAGAAAAGAcaatgtaaattttattggcaatttataatttctttttgctGCATGAAGACTTgcaattatttaatcattttaataggAAATTAGTCAGTTTGGACATAGAAGCAATTTATTATTGACTTATCAAACAGCAACAATTGActattgaaagaaaattttagCTTTAAACATCTTTCAAACAACGGCACTTGTAGATATGTTTTAGGACCAACGTTAAAAACACATGTTTTGAaatgttacaaaaaaaaaagtcttgAAGATTAACAATTAATTGCGAGGAATTATCTTAGTCAAATATTTTGTGCAAGAATACTATTATCTGAAATCTTTCGAATATAATTATCTCCAATAAAAGTTAAACAATTTAGTTGTAGATGTTGATAGAATCAATACTTTTAATGTGTTTTACAACGATGTTGGAAAATTATGTACTTTTTAGGTGAAATTATTAGGGAAATAGAAGTTGTTGTTACTACCAGAAATATTTATGGTTTATTAGAATGCAATCTCCAAATTACAACActttaagtaattgtttaaaCCAAAGTTCATAAGTAACTAAAATTATAGTTCTATATTCTGTTTTTTACTAATATTGTCACAGCATGTTTTTTCTTGCTCTTTCAAGAAATAAGATATCATCAATAGAAACTTAATATATAGAAGTAGACCTTTTATAAGAAGGAAATCTTACTTCATCAATATCTGAATGAATGATAGACAATTTTAGCATGGGTAGTGTGACTCTAGAACAATGTTTTTTCAAGATATCgtttaatgtactttaatatataaatgactGCATTTCAATAATCTACACATGGATAATTGAGAAATTAACTCACTAAATTGACTACAAAGGAAATGTTACGACAAGTAACTATGATAGTTCAATTTTCCaataaatattttgtacttAAGATATGATAAATGCTTCTCCTGATTAGGTAAGAGTTTAATATTGAGATCTATGAGTATGGTAACAAGCTTTGAGCTCATTAACACAGTTTCTTCCAAATTATCAAATGCATACTTCCTTTCAgatataaaatatcattgttGGATTGTGCCACCTTAATCCCCAAGAAATGAGTTTGTCAATATCTTTGCTTTGAAATCTCATTTGGAAGATGTCATAGTTGTCATTGTTGTATGAACAATGTAATATATTACTAAATATATACATCTAGCATTTTAGTAACGCTAAAAGACTGAACGATCTGTCTCACCAAATTATTGAACAATGCTACTAAATTTTTCAAACCAAGTCTTGGGAGACTATAAAGATTTACGGAGAGAACATATCAATCCAGAAGACTCTCTCTTAAGCAATAAAACTTAGAGATTGCTCCTTATATTTCTTCTTGCAAATCTCCATTAAGAAAGTCTTTTCTGACATCTAATTGATAAAGAGGTCTTTGTTGAATAGCAACcatgattaaaaataaacaaataaaagtcataatccaaaccaaaattTGTGTAATATTTGGTCACAAGACAAGCTTTGAGACAATCAATAATCCCATGAAGACCAAATTTGATGGCAAAATCTCAccttcaaccaaacaacaaatttttgaTATATTAACGGAAAGAGCTctcaagtttcattattttgaacACTTATTTCATGAAGCATGACCTTGCACC
This sequence is a window from Vigna angularis cultivar LongXiaoDou No.4 chromosome 2, ASM1680809v1, whole genome shotgun sequence. Protein-coding genes within it:
- the LOC108327972 gene encoding pterocarpan synthase 1; translation: MANFKAFFLPLTLSFLFASLVSGTFYQTISPDQLRAGEKLTHIRFYFHELITNDKPSLIIIDPPKIMSNAPLPFGSMVVIEDPLTIGPDVESKRVGKAQGFYLSATQRAGLDLEIVMGMTLTFFEGEFNGSTLSVLGRNEIILPVRELPIIGGTGAFRFARGFVLARSVKVDYHKGDATVEYNVYVYHYSSSISSPSHQHFHDGLNFMTDPILSKI